The Toxoplasma gondii ME49 chromosome XII, whole genome shotgun sequence genome includes a region encoding these proteins:
- a CDS encoding hypothetical protein (encoded by transcript TGME49_249230), producing MPWASTILILAIWSWIAIGDGQSLGGNGNDDRGQRVRAETVLQYGISLELKSRVPDALLSSPLLAHSDSLCLNYKSFHVRHPSYFPAAVIRYGHFSSANIQRENKPDYFEDTEENALVLRDCHQYVLQGNLTLCGNLHVDGRLSVMPGVNGTRVFDSPTPYLLNRCLLHSLPRLGSLKFEGASLFVSGSVQIGGSLTATEVLLDSGAEVLVGMRGAREAVRATLTGQLPSSGGKEHGPSENRGDDIEPPISAKDIEEKIQKKLGKHINHLVFFRRTYEPMDKWVSSDRATLQAAGLAYADSNRKKTLTVEINCPILGTDGVPATEGVNDEAGITERVMDWPETPAPVGDVVSGKLVISRSSQMVVFGNIRADASEIYGASRLNSVCGNYLSDTGAAGLITRDASIVTLGGLSLNLFSNLYVRGGSYFYQTGPGHIAFDTQVNTGKITTALHVCCVLPFTFKASASDIYFTSNLLTSSVVLDNLSEAVVGGSLDAISLVSLVEASELLVMGSFNSTALTLFDGSNARIAGRVFDAGFVKLESNGFLHTAPTETAHVRHALKLAHSSTMVVDRVPLLVVDGMVEVTNSDLQVKRGGLVARSSIILNEAHLQVNGSLAASGRYFTESDGITRAQLETEPSPVPETDTDSEQDTTDDAEMEDDFGFPGEETKDATSVEEGIMLSSSPETVLPGNSGGPAGAQDDTQEKKQVDEVEEEETNLSSSLSVATEWHNTSGLLQVHRRLDEHERKPLLLNQTQFDSDSEENGDSSHGTSDAQGLPRVWNIPVFDSDGEDVSLTDDMLSNVEEKNSTRVRLPALAAVRSSILVGGQVYLNNTFSQLAGRSKLTVFGKGGIRVSGGGSLQLFKGGLVEVRLGDVTVDSVLSLLVHSNLEVHKGSIYCGDLYVRTGSTLAGASGDLMVNGGAEISGGAEVRVRHWLTVQRESLHVMNGAVVSAEAIGSAYGDIYCGAGSVVQSISGEIIAQRHIIAQDRCKILASTYILAKEGMISLENRGYLEAKDTVLAPDAGVRRTIESEIKFGRGHVDVQVMQVSPPDHLRFHPVYHSPLGPELDFEWHQQEASLNQRWPLTEPNTRLGENALSEDLLRQALSRREKALGED from the exons ATGCCTTGGGCTTCCACTATTCTGATCTTGGCAATCTGGAGCTGGATCGCTATTGGCGATGGACAAAGCCTGGGTGGAAACGGCAACGATGATCGAG GGCAACGTGTCAGGGCTGAAACTGTTCTGCAGTATGGCATTAGTTTGGAACTCAAATCGAGAGTGCCCGACGCTCTCTTGAGCTCTCCTTTGCTGGCACATTCGGACTCCCTATGTCTCAACTACAAATCGTTTCATGTTCGGCACCCCTCGTACTTCCCCGCAGCCGTGATTCG GTATGGCCACTTCTCGTCGGCAAATATTCAGCGCGAGAATAAACCCGATTACTTCGAAGATACTGAAGAGAATGCGCTCGTTCTCCGGGACTGTCACCAGTACGTTCTGCAGGGCAACTTGACCCTGTGTGGAAATCTGCATGTCGATGGTCGCCTCAGCGTCATGCCTG GGGTAAACGGCACCCGGGTGTTTGACTCGCCCACTCCTTACCTTTTGAACCGCTGTCTTTTgcactctcttcctcgcttggGATCACTCAAGTTTGAAGGTGCTTCCTTATTCGTCTCAGGAAGTGTTCAGATTGGTGGGTCTTTGACAGCTACTGAAGTGCTTTTAGATTCCGGAGCCGAGGTGCTAGTTGGGATGCGAGGCGCGCGAGAGGCCGTTCGCGCAACATTGACAGGGCAGCTTCCTAGCAGTGGCGGAAAGGAGCATGGGCCTTCTGAAAATAGGGGGGACGACATCGAACCGCCCATATCCGCCAAAGATATTGAGGAGAAAATTCAAAAGAAACTCGGCAAGCACATAAATCATCTGGTCTTCTTCAGGCGCACGTACGAGCCTATGGACAAGTGGGTATCAAGTGACCGGGCGACACTTCAGGCCGCAGGACTGGCATACGCGGATTCAAACAGGAAGAAAACTCTTACCGTTGAAATCAACTGCCCGATATTGGGCACGGATGGTGTGCCGGCGACTGAAGGCGTCAATGACGAGGCTGGAATTACCGAACGTGTGATGGATTGGCCGGAAACGCCTGCTCCAGTCGGAGACGTTGTATCTGGCAAGCTTGTTATCTCTCGATCGTCACAAATGGTCGTCTTCGGAAATATCCGTGCTGACGCGTCAGAGATATACGGTGCCTCAAGATTGAACTCGGTCTGTGGCAACTATTTATCTGATACTGGGGCGGCGGGGCTGATCACCAGAGATGCCTCGATCGTCACATTAGGCGGCCTCAGTCTGAACTTATTTAGCAACTTGTATGTTCGAGGTGGTTCTTACTTCTATCAAACCGGACCAGGACATATCGCTTTCGATACACAAG TCAACACAGGTAAGATAACCACGGCGCTGCATGTCTGCTGTGTGTTGCCCTTCACTTTCAAAGCTTCGGCCAGCGACATCTACTTCACCAGCAATCTTTTAACGTCATCAGTGGTCCTGGACAATCTGTCGGAAGCTGTTGTTGGCGGTTCTCTGGATGCGATCAGCCTAGTTTCCCTTGTGGAAGCCTCAGAACTTCTAGTCATGGGAAGCTTCAACTCTACAGCACTAACACTTTTTGACGGCTCAAATGCCCGGATTGCTGGCAGAGTGTTTGACGCCGGCTTCGTAAAGCTGGAATCGAACGGCTTCCTCCATACGGCACCCACAGAGACAGCTCACGTCAGGCATGCGCTGAAATTAGCGCATAGCAGCACAATGGTCGTTGACCGAGTTCCTTTGCTCGTGGTCGATGGAATGGTAGAAGTTACCAATTCGGATTTACAGGTTAAACGGGGAGGGCTGGTCGCGCGAAGCAGCATTATTTTGAACGAGGCTCACTTACAGGTCAACGGTAGTCTCGCAGCCTCAGGGAGATACTTCACTGAGTCGGACGGGATAACTCGAGCGCAGCTCGAAACGGAGCCTTCACCGGTGCCTGAAACGGATACCGACAGTGAGCAGGACACGACAGACGATGCGGAGATGGAAGACGACTTCGGTTTTCCGGGCGAGGAAACTAAGGATGCCACCAGCGTGGAAGAAGGAATtatgctttcttcttcgcctgagACTGTGCTGCCAGGAAACAGTGGCGGACCTGCGGGTGCTCAAGACGACacacaagaaaagaagcaggtAGACGAggtagaggaagaagaaacaaacctCAGTTCAAGCCTCTCTGTGGCCACTGAGTGGCACAACACATCAGGGCTACTGCAAGTGCACAGGAGGCTTGATGAACATGAACGGAAGCCCCTTTTGTTGAATCAGACGCAGTTCGACAGCGACTCCGAAGAAAATGGGGACTCATCACACGGGACTTCCGATGCTCAAGGCTTGCCAAGAGTGTGGAATATTCCTGTGTTCGATTCAGATGGTGAGGATGTCTCCTTGACAGATGACATGCTGAGCAACGTGGAGGAAAAGAACTCAACGCGTGTTCGACTCCCGGCTCTGGCAGCTGTCCGCTCGTCGATACTCGTCGGGGGTCAGGTGTACCTCAACAACACTTTCTCCCAACTTGCAGGCAGATCTAAGCTCACTGTTTTTGGCAAGGGAGGCATTCGTGTTTCCGGTGGCGGCAGCCTTCAACTGTTCAAGGGCGGACTCGTAGAAGTGAGGCTGGGCGACGTGACGGTAGACagtgttctctcccttcttgtGCACAGCAACCTTGAGGTCCACAAAG GGAGCATTTATTGCGGAGATCTATACGTCAGAACAGGGAGCACGCTTGCTGGCGCCAGTGGAGATCTAATGGTTAACGGAGGAGCAGAAATAAGTGGTGGCGCCGAAGTTAGGGTTCGACACTGGCTGACAGTTCAGCGAGAGAGCTTGCACGTGATGAACGGAGCAGTCGTGTCGGCAGAAG CAATCGGATCCGCGTACGGGGACATTTACTGTGGCGCTGGATCTGTCGTTCAGTCAATCAGCGGAGAGATTATTGCGCAGCGTCATATCATAGCGCAAGACAGATGCAAGATTTTGGCGAGCACGTACATTCTTGCTAAGGAA GGAATGATTTCACTAGAAAATCGCGGATACCTAGAAGCTAAAGACACTGTGCTAGCGCCGGACGCCGGTGTGCGGAGAACAATTGAATCCGAGATCAAGTTTGGCCGAGGCCACGTCGATGTGCAG GTTATGCAGGTTTCTCCTCCTGACCATCTCCGCTTTCACCCAGTATATCACAGTCCCCTGGGGCCGGAGCTGGACTTCGAATGGCATCAACAAGAAGCATCACTGAATCAGCGGTGGCCGCTGACGGAGCCAAACACAAGACTGGGAGAAAACGCTTTGTCAGAggatcttcttcgtcaggcGCTGTCGCGCCGCGAAAAAGCACTTGGGGAGGACTAG